The Desmonostoc muscorum LEGE 12446 genome includes a region encoding these proteins:
- a CDS encoding GAF domain-containing protein has protein sequence MTSNSERDWRETCHQESLLHRITNRIRRSLELEEIITVTTAEVRSLLQTDRVMIYKFHPDDSGQVIAESIYNNHLPSLLGLNFPADDIPPAARELFLKSRVRSVVNVDTQEIGQSHLRDLENGETISEKICYRTVDSCHIEYLQAMGVKSTIVAPILYENQLWGLLVSHNSEARLTSESQLEALQIVVDQLSVAIAQSTLLSQVRKTAEQQAVINRIATLLHSLPTIVLQPALEAAVAALDGVGGRLCIRNAAFDFHNGSIASFTECLIPGNTCIKLYTCGQQPLIQEQTIYPLIEQYNAWQEHYKSGEEYDVWAILDIYQTPGWRSLQVAFEPTKIRSVLVIPLQYRQQLLGYLSIFRNEIDTETLWAGQYDSDKRQLYPRRSFEVWRESKKAQVRPWTAEEIELARSLGKHFASAVQQYELYQQVQVFNENLEHQVKRRTIELQRTAEQQQAVFKVIAEIRESLDTDTIFQTTTKEVCQLIKADRVSVYRFDADWGGEFVGDFEAASPYWSNESELGINTIWNDTYLQDTEGGRYRHNETFAVDDIYKIGFSQCHIDNLEQFQIHAFVLAPIFVGQKLWGLLASYQHSGPRQWKTSEIDFLSQIAAQMGVALQQAQLLTQTREQTLDLQQAAEQQRVLFEVVTKVRESLDLDAIFQTTTQEICKSLEADRVAVYRFQADWSGEYIAEFVGEGWVKLVNSNTNTVWRDSYLQETQGGRYRHNQTFVVNNIYQGGHSECHIATLEKIQAKAYAIAPIFIGQQLWGLLAAYQNSAPRQWESSEIKFITQIANQLGVALQQAQLHNQTKEQTEKLATALHDLKQTQTQLIQTEKMSSLGQLVAGIAHEINNPVNFIYGNINHVSEYAQDLLGILDLYLQNCSNPNPEIRDRAEEIDLEFLTEDLPKTLSSMKIGIDRIRQIVLGLRNFSRLDQAEKKPVDIHEGIDSTLLILQHRLKAKPESPAIKLVKEYGELPLIECYAGPLNQVFMNVLSNAIDALEDYRESKSKTHTSQITISTALGEIEDNIKSVVIRIKDNGPGIPEDLKARICDPFFTTKPVGKGTGLGLSISYQIIVDKHNGVFKCDSQPGLGTEFWIEIPIKQISH, from the coding sequence ATGACCTCGAACTCTGAACGAGATTGGCGAGAAACTTGCCATCAAGAAAGTTTACTACATCGGATTACAAACCGTATCCGACGAAGCTTAGAATTAGAAGAGATTATCACAGTAACAACGGCAGAGGTGCGATCGCTACTGCAAACTGACAGAGTGATGATTTACAAATTTCATCCCGATGATAGTGGTCAGGTTATTGCTGAGTCGATTTATAACAATCATTTACCATCCCTACTAGGACTGAATTTCCCTGCTGATGATATTCCACCCGCAGCCCGTGAACTATTTCTCAAATCACGGGTGCGTTCTGTTGTAAATGTTGATACTCAAGAAATCGGTCAAAGTCACCTGCGTGATTTGGAAAATGGAGAAACCATCTCAGAAAAAATCTGTTACCGGACTGTAGACTCATGCCATATTGAATATTTGCAGGCAATGGGGGTAAAGTCCACCATCGTAGCTCCTATTCTTTACGAAAATCAACTTTGGGGACTGTTGGTGTCTCATAATTCTGAAGCGCGTTTGACTTCAGAATCGCAACTAGAAGCATTACAAATAGTAGTCGATCAACTATCAGTAGCGATCGCTCAAAGTACCCTCCTGAGTCAAGTCCGCAAAACAGCTGAACAACAAGCTGTCATTAACCGCATTGCCACTCTGCTACATTCACTCCCGACAATTGTATTACAGCCAGCCCTAGAAGCCGCCGTTGCTGCCTTGGATGGTGTTGGTGGTCGGCTTTGCATCAGAAATGCAGCTTTTGATTTCCACAATGGCAGCATCGCCAGCTTCACAGAATGCTTAATACCCGGAAATACTTGCATTAAACTTTATACCTGTGGTCAACAACCTCTAATCCAAGAACAGACCATATATCCACTCATAGAGCAGTATAACGCTTGGCAGGAACACTACAAGTCCGGTGAAGAATATGATGTTTGGGCGATTTTAGATATTTATCAAACTCCAGGCTGGCGAAGTTTGCAAGTTGCTTTTGAACCAACTAAAATTCGCAGTGTGTTGGTGATTCCGCTCCAGTATCGTCAGCAATTGTTGGGTTATTTAAGTATTTTCCGCAACGAAATAGATACAGAAACTTTATGGGCGGGACAGTATGACAGCGACAAGAGGCAATTATACCCCCGGCGATCGTTTGAAGTTTGGCGAGAATCAAAAAAAGCACAAGTCCGGCCGTGGACGGCTGAAGAAATTGAACTGGCTAGAAGCCTCGGTAAACACTTTGCTTCCGCAGTTCAGCAGTATGAATTATACCAACAAGTACAAGTCTTCAATGAAAATTTAGAACATCAAGTTAAAAGACGCACAATCGAATTACAACGGACAGCGGAACAACAACAGGCTGTGTTTAAAGTGATTGCCGAGATTCGGGAATCTTTGGACACAGACACGATTTTTCAAACAACTACTAAAGAAGTTTGTCAATTAATCAAAGCCGATCGCGTTTCTGTTTATCGTTTCGATGCTGATTGGGGTGGTGAATTTGTCGGCGATTTCGAGGCTGCTAGTCCATACTGGTCGAATGAATCCGAACTAGGCATTAATACAATTTGGAATGATACCTATTTACAAGATACAGAGGGAGGACGCTACCGCCACAACGAAACATTTGCAGTCGATGACATCTATAAAATTGGGTTTTCTCAGTGTCATATCGACAATTTAGAGCAGTTTCAAATTCACGCTTTTGTACTTGCTCCGATCTTTGTTGGGCAAAAACTTTGGGGTTTACTGGCAAGTTATCAACACTCTGGTCCCCGTCAATGGAAAACTTCTGAAATCGACTTTCTCAGTCAGATTGCTGCTCAAATGGGGGTAGCACTCCAGCAAGCTCAATTACTCACTCAGACACGAGAACAGACCTTAGATTTGCAGCAAGCAGCAGAACAACAACGGGTATTATTTGAAGTTGTGACGAAAGTTAGGGAATCTCTGGATTTAGATGCAATTTTTCAGACAACTACTCAAGAAATTTGTAAATCACTAGAAGCGGATCGAGTTGCAGTCTACCGCTTCCAAGCTGATTGGAGTGGTGAATATATTGCTGAGTTTGTGGGTGAAGGTTGGGTAAAGTTAGTAAATTCTAATACTAATACAGTTTGGCGAGATAGCTATTTGCAGGAAACCCAGGGCGGGCGATATCGCCACAATCAAACCTTTGTAGTTAATAACATCTATCAAGGTGGTCACTCTGAGTGCCACATTGCGACTCTAGAGAAAATTCAAGCAAAGGCATATGCGATCGCACCAATATTTATTGGACAACAACTTTGGGGTTTACTAGCAGCTTACCAAAACTCTGCACCCCGTCAGTGGGAAAGTTCAGAAATTAAATTTATTACTCAAATTGCCAATCAGCTTGGGGTTGCACTCCAACAAGCCCAATTGCATAATCAGACTAAAGAGCAGACAGAAAAACTGGCTACAGCTTTGCATGATTTAAAGCAAACTCAAACCCAACTGATTCAAACAGAAAAAATGTCTTCATTGGGTCAATTGGTAGCTGGTATTGCCCACGAAATTAATAATCCAGTAAACTTCATTTATGGGAATATCAATCATGTCAGCGAATACGCCCAAGATTTACTCGGTATCCTAGACCTCTATTTACAAAATTGCTCTAACCCCAACCCAGAGATTCGCGATCGCGCAGAAGAAATAGACTTAGAATTTCTCACTGAGGATTTGCCCAAAACTCTTTCCTCAATGAAAATTGGCATCGATCGCATCCGCCAAATTGTCTTGGGTTTACGGAATTTTTCCCGCCTTGACCAAGCAGAAAAAAAACCAGTTGATATCCACGAAGGCATTGATAGCACCTTACTAATTTTGCAGCATCGCTTGAAAGCAAAACCCGAAAGTCCGGCGATTAAATTAGTCAAAGAGTATGGCGAGCTTCCTTTGATAGAATGCTATGCCGGGCCATTGAATCAGGTATTTATGAATGTTTTAAGCAATGCGATCGACGCTTTAGAAGATTACAGAGAATCTAAATCAAAAACTCATACCAGTCAAATTACCATCTCTACTGCTCTTGGGGAAATAGAAGATAATATCAAGAGTGTAGTAATTCGCATAAAAGACAATGGCCCAGGAATACCCGAAGACCTGAAAGCAAGAATCTGCGACCCATTTTTCACTACTAAACCAGTAGGAAAAGGCACTGGTTTGGGGTTATCAATTAGTTACCAAATTATAGTCGATAAGCACAATGGTGTATTTAAATGTGATTCTCAACCAGGGTTAGGTACAGAATTTTGGATTGAAATTCCGATTAAACAAATTAGTCATTAG
- a CDS encoding beta strand repeat-containing protein — protein MLIKGTNNNDNLVGTSGNDTIQGLNGNDSLSGQGGNDQLLGGYGSDTLYGGAGNDEFVLENFNDSVAAQNLDIVTDFQKGADKIDLRTLRISDFNTISLLTSEDTDTNAIISTRYNFYDGDYYYRLKINGIRKSQLQVSDFIFNSAVVNDTISGSGNNDDLFGGLGNDSLLGGDGNDRLFGEQGDDKLLGGYGSDTLYGGAGNDEFVLENFNDSVAAQNLDIVTDFQKGADKIDLRTLRISDFNTISLLTSEDTDTNAIISTRYNFYDGDYYYRLKINGIRKSQLQVSDFIFNSAVVNDTISGSGNNDDLFGGLGNDSLLGGDGNDRLFGEQGDDKLLGGAGSDTLYGGAGNDQFVLENFNGSVAAKDLDIVTDFQKGADKIDLRTLRISDFNTISLLTSEDTDTNAIISTRYNFYDGDYYYRLKINGIRKSQLQVSDFILNSAVVNDTISGSGNNDDLFGGLGNDSLVGNSGDDRLFGEQGDDNLSGRAGSDTLYGGAGNDQFVLENFNGSVAAKDLDIVTDFQKGADKIDLRTLRISDFNTISLLTSEDTDTNAIISTRYNFYDGDYYYRLKINGIRKSQLQVSDFILNSAVVNDTISGSGNNDDLFGGLGNDSLVGNSGDDRLFGEQGDDNLSGRAGSDTLYGGAGNDQFVLENFNGSVAAKDLDIVTDFQKGADKIDLRTLRISDFNTISLLTSEDTDTNAIISTRYNFYDGDYYYRLKINGIRKSQLQVSDFILNSAVVNDTISGSGNNDDLFGGLGNDSLVGNSGDDRLFGEQGDDRLEGGEDNDTLYGGTGNDTYYFLANSALGTDTIIETTTDGTDTINFSGTTVAVNLNLGLTTSQTVNSNLKLILSANNVIENATGGTGNDTLIGNTLNNNLIGGGGNDQLQGLAGNDTYSFLANSALGTDTITETTTGGTDTINFSGTTVAVNLNLGLTTLQTVNSNLKLILSANNVIENATGGTGNDTLTGNTLNNNLIGGGGNDQLQGLAGNDIYSFLANSALGTDTITETTTGGTDAINFSGTTVAVNLNLGLTTLQTVNSNLKLILSANNVIENATGGTGNDSLTGNTLNNTLIGGDGNDTYSFLANSALGTDTITETTTGGTDTINFSGTTTAVNLNLGLTTLQTVNSNLKLILSANNVIENATGGTGNDSLTGNTLNNTLIGGDGNDQLQGLEGNDNLQGGNGNDTLTGGTGDDVLWGGLGNDILTGNAGKDKYQFQGNGVFSTSLGVDYITQFEVGQDQIVLSKTTFNAVTNNVGQALTDFAVVTDNQFVNASNAHIVFSRSSGSLFYNQDGNVLGTGTVFEFARLGNPTITLSSSDFSLIA, from the coding sequence ATGCTTATTAAAGGAACGAACAATAACGATAATTTAGTCGGCACTTCTGGAAATGATACTATTCAAGGCTTAAACGGTAATGATAGCCTTTCTGGACAAGGTGGAAACGATCAATTATTAGGTGGTTATGGAAGTGATACCTTGTATGGTGGTGCAGGAAATGATGAATTTGTCTTAGAGAACTTTAATGATTCTGTTGCTGCTCAAAACCTCGACATCGTAACAGATTTTCAGAAGGGAGCAGACAAAATTGATCTCAGAACTCTTCGCATCAGTGACTTCAATACTATCTCACTGCTGACAAGTGAGGATACAGATACTAATGCCATAATTAGCACTCGCTATAACTTCTATGACGGCGATTATTATTATCGACTCAAAATCAATGGCATTCGTAAAAGTCAATTGCAAGTCAGTGATTTTATTTTCAATAGTGCAGTTGTGAATGACACCATCAGTGGAAGTGGTAACAATGATGATTTGTTTGGTGGTTTAGGTAACGATAGCCTGCTAGGTGGTGACGGTAATGACCGTTTGTTTGGGGAACAAGGAGATGACAAATTATTAGGTGGTTATGGAAGTGATACCTTGTATGGTGGTGCAGGAAATGATGAATTTGTCTTAGAGAACTTTAATGATTCTGTTGCTGCTCAAAACCTCGACATCGTAACAGATTTTCAGAAGGGAGCAGACAAAATTGATCTCAGAACTCTTCGCATCAGTGACTTCAATACTATCTCACTGCTGACAAGTGAGGATACAGATACTAATGCCATAATTAGCACTCGCTATAACTTCTATGACGGCGATTATTATTATCGACTCAAAATCAATGGCATTCGTAAAAGTCAATTGCAAGTCAGTGATTTTATTTTCAATAGTGCAGTTGTGAATGACACCATCAGTGGAAGTGGTAACAATGATGATTTGTTTGGTGGTTTAGGTAACGATAGCCTGCTAGGTGGTGACGGTAATGACCGTTTGTTTGGGGAACAAGGAGATGACAAATTATTAGGTGGTGCTGGAAGTGATACCTTGTATGGTGGTGCAGGTAACGATCAATTTGTCTTAGAGAACTTTAATGGTTCTGTTGCTGCTAAAGACCTCGACATCGTAACAGATTTTCAGAAGGGAGCAGACAAAATTGATCTCAGAACTCTTCGCATCAGTGACTTCAATACTATCTCACTTCTCACAAGTGAGGATACAGATACTAATGCGATAATTAGCACTCGCTATAACTTCTATGACGGCGATTATTATTATCGACTCAAAATCAATGGCATTCGTAAAAGTCAATTGCAAGTCAGTGATTTTATTTTGAACAGTGCAGTTGTGAATGACACCATCAGCGGAAGTGGTAATAATGATGATTTGTTTGGTGGTTTAGGTAACGATAGTCTGGTAGGTAATAGCGGTGATGACCGTTTGTTTGGTGAACAAGGAGATGACAATTTATCAGGTCGTGCTGGAAGTGATACCTTGTATGGTGGTGCAGGTAACGATCAATTTGTCTTAGAGAACTTTAATGGTTCTGTTGCTGCTAAAGACCTCGACATCGTAACAGATTTTCAGAAGGGAGCAGACAAAATTGATCTCAGAACTCTTCGCATCAGTGACTTCAATACTATCTCACTTCTCACAAGTGAGGATACAGATACTAATGCGATAATTAGCACTCGCTATAACTTCTATGACGGCGATTATTATTATCGACTCAAAATCAATGGCATTCGTAAAAGTCAATTGCAAGTCAGTGATTTTATTTTGAACAGTGCAGTTGTGAATGACACCATCAGCGGAAGTGGTAATAATGATGATTTGTTTGGTGGTTTAGGTAACGATAGCCTGGTAGGTAATAGCGGTGATGACCGTTTGTTTGGGGAACAAGGAGATGACAATTTATCAGGTCGTGCTGGAAGTGATACCTTGTATGGTGGTGCAGGTAACGATCAATTTGTCTTAGAGAACTTTAATGGTTCTGTTGCTGCTAAAGACCTCGACATCGTAACAGATTTTCAGAAGGGAGCAGACAAAATTGATCTCAGAACTCTTCGCATCAGTGACTTCAATACTATCTCACTTCTCACAAGTGAGGATACAGATACTAATGCGATAATTAGCACTCGCTATAACTTCTATGACGGCGATTATTATTATCGACTCAAAATCAATGGCATTCGTAAAAGTCAATTGCAAGTCAGTGATTTTATTTTGAACAGTGCAGTTGTGAATGACACCATCAGCGGAAGTGGTAATAATGATGATTTGTTTGGTGGTTTAGGTAACGATAGCCTGGTAGGTAATAGCGGTGATGACCGTTTGTTTGGGGAACAAGGAGATGACCGTTTAGAAGGTGGTGAAGACAATGATACTTTGTATGGTGGTACAGGAAATGATACTTATTATTTCCTAGCTAATAGTGCCTTGGGAACCGACACAATTATAGAAACCACAACAGATGGTACTGATACTATTAACTTTAGCGGTACTACAGTTGCTGTGAACCTAAATCTAGGTCTAACCACCTCGCAAACGGTTAATAGTAATCTCAAACTCATTCTCTCTGCCAACAACGTTATCGAAAATGCAACGGGTGGCACAGGAAATGATACTCTCATTGGTAATACACTCAATAACAATCTGATTGGTGGTGGCGGAAATGACCAACTCCAAGGGTTAGCAGGAAATGATACTTATTCTTTCTTAGCTAATAGTGCTTTGGGAACCGACACAATTACAGAAACCACAACAGGCGGGACTGATACTATTAACTTTAGCGGTACTACAGTTGCTGTAAATCTAAATCTAGGTTTAACCACCTTGCAAACGGTTAATAGCAATCTCAAACTCATTCTCTCTGCCAACAACGTGATTGAAAATGCAACAGGTGGCACAGGTAATGACACTCTTACTGGTAATACACTCAATAACAATCTGATTGGTGGTGGCGGAAATGACCAACTCCAAGGGTTAGCAGGAAATGATATTTATTCTTTCTTAGCTAATAGTGCTTTGGGAACCGACACAATTACAGAAACCACAACAGGCGGTACTGATGCTATTAACTTTAGCGGTACTACAGTTGCCGTAAATTTAAATCTAGGTTTAACCACCTTGCAAACGGTTAATAGCAATCTCAAACTCATTCTCTCTGCCAACAACGTGATTGAAAATGCAACAGGTGGCACAGGTAATGACAGTCTCACTGGTAATACACTGAATAACACTCTGATTGGCGGTGACGGAAATGATACTTATTCTTTCTTAGCTAATAGTGCTTTGGGAACCGACACAATTACAGAAACCACAACAGGCGGGACTGATACTATTAACTTTAGCGGTACTACAACTGCCGTAAATTTAAATCTAGGTTTAACCACCTTGCAAACGGTTAATAGCAATCTCAAACTCATTCTCTCTGCTAACAACGTGATTGAAAATGCAACAGGTGGCACAGGTAATGACAGTCTCACTGGTAATACACTGAATAACACTCTGATTGGCGGTGATGGAAATGACCAACTCCAAGGGTTAGAAGGAAATGACAACCTTCAAGGTGGTAATGGCAATGATACTCTTACAGGTGGAACTGGTGACGATGTTCTCTGGGGAGGACTGGGCAATGATATTCTCACAGGGAACGCTGGTAAGGATAAATATCAGTTTCAAGGTAATGGGGTTTTTAGCACAAGTTTAGGTGTTGATTACATTACTCAGTTTGAAGTGGGACAAGACCAAATTGTGCTGAGTAAAACCACCTTTAATGCTGTTACTAATAATGTGGGGCAGGCTTTAACTGACTTTGCAGTTGTCACTGACAATCAATTTGTCAACGCTAGTAATGCACATATTGTCTTTAGCAGAAGCTCTGGCAGTTTATTCTATAACCAAGATGGCAATGTTCTGGGTACAGGTACAGTGTTTGAGTTTGCCCGTTTAGGGAATCCTACTATTACTTTGAGTAGTAGCGATTTCAGTCTGATTGCCTAG
- the mtnA gene encoding S-methyl-5-thioribose-1-phosphate isomerase, which translates to MTDSTNQVYPVIWHNDSVSLIDQTRLPNEYAFVEIHRSEDMARAIKTMIVRGAPAIGVAAAYGMYLGAREIATSDRHEFLQHLDQVAQLLRSTRPTAVNLFWAISRMLKTAYETLGTVEEIKQILLQTAQAINIEDLQTCQAIGDHGLTVLPTTPEKLTLLTHCNAGALATAGYGTALGVVRSAWREGRLERLFADETRPRLQGAKLTTWECVQEGIPVTLITDNMAAHCMKQGLIHAVVVGADRIAANGDTANKIGTYSVAIAAKAHNIPFFVAAPLSTVDFELADGSKIPIEERDPTEIYQVGDTILTPAGIDFYNPAFDVTPAELITAIITENGAIAPSELAKSQVKQTV; encoded by the coding sequence ATGACAGATTCTACAAATCAGGTTTATCCAGTTATTTGGCACAATGACTCAGTGTCACTAATTGACCAAACTCGCCTACCCAATGAATATGCATTCGTGGAAATTCACCGCAGTGAAGATATGGCGCGGGCGATTAAAACGATGATTGTGCGGGGTGCGCCTGCAATTGGTGTGGCTGCGGCATATGGAATGTATTTAGGGGCGAGGGAAATTGCAACAAGCGATCGCCACGAATTTCTGCAACACTTAGATCAAGTTGCTCAGTTGTTGCGTTCTACTCGTCCCACAGCAGTAAACTTATTTTGGGCAATTAGCCGAATGCTCAAAACTGCCTACGAAACCCTGGGAACAGTGGAAGAAATCAAGCAAATTCTCTTGCAAACTGCCCAAGCAATCAACATTGAAGACTTGCAAACCTGTCAGGCGATCGGCGATCATGGTTTGACAGTTTTGCCCACTACCCCAGAAAAGCTGACATTGCTTACCCACTGTAACGCCGGGGCATTAGCCACTGCTGGTTATGGTACAGCCTTGGGTGTTGTGCGTTCTGCTTGGAGAGAAGGACGTTTAGAGCGTTTGTTTGCCGATGAAACCCGTCCCCGCTTACAAGGCGCAAAACTCACCACTTGGGAATGCGTCCAAGAAGGTATTCCAGTGACATTAATTACTGATAACATGGCAGCCCATTGCATGAAACAAGGTTTGATTCATGCAGTAGTTGTGGGTGCCGATCGCATTGCCGCTAACGGCGACACTGCTAATAAAATTGGTACATACAGTGTGGCGATCGCAGCTAAAGCCCATAATATACCCTTCTTTGTCGCTGCACCCCTTTCCACCGTTGATTTTGAATTAGCCGATGGCAGCAAAATTCCCATTGAAGAACGCGATCCGACAGAAATCTATCAAGTCGGCGATACCATTCTCACACCAGCAGGTATAGATTTTTACAACCCAGCCTTTGATGTCACCCCAGCCGAGTTGATTACAGCCATCATTACAGAAAATGGAGCGATCGCACCTAGCGAATTGGCAAAATCCCAGGTAAAGCAAACCGTGTAG
- a CDS encoding flavodoxin family protein, which translates to MSNVAIVYFSASGHTHLMAQAIAEGATKVPGVKVELLRIVEKQFVNGSWEDPEIIEKLNQADAIVFGSPTYMGGVAGQFKVFIDAPRDVWANQKWKNKLAGGFTHSSFPSGEKQGTLLYLAINAALNGMIWVSVGDLPSQLFEKDDGINRLGSFLGVMGQTEGACTAEPTLDPGDRLTAFRFGQRIAEIAQRWTKVN; encoded by the coding sequence ATGTCCAATGTGGCTATTGTCTATTTTTCTGCTTCTGGTCATACACATTTAATGGCTCAAGCGATCGCCGAAGGAGCCACTAAAGTGCCAGGAGTGAAGGTAGAATTATTACGAATTGTGGAAAAGCAGTTTGTCAATGGATCGTGGGAAGACCCAGAAATCATCGAAAAGCTGAATCAGGCTGATGCCATTGTGTTTGGTTCACCTACTTATATGGGAGGTGTAGCCGGTCAATTTAAAGTTTTTATTGATGCTCCTAGAGATGTCTGGGCTAATCAAAAATGGAAAAATAAGCTTGCGGGTGGCTTTACTCATTCCAGTTTTCCCAGTGGTGAAAAACAAGGAACACTGCTTTATTTGGCAATCAATGCTGCCCTTAATGGCATGATTTGGGTTAGCGTTGGGGATTTACCTAGTCAGTTATTTGAAAAAGATGATGGTATAAATCGTCTCGGTTCGTTTCTAGGAGTAATGGGACAAACCGAAGGTGCTTGCACAGCCGAACCAACACTCGATCCAGGCGATCGCCTAACAGCTTTTCGATTTGGACAACGCATTGCAGAAATAGCCCAACGTTGGACAAAAGTTAATTAA
- a CDS encoding DMT family transporter, with protein MTDQIEVTKYESDNKATGAIIASFVALVIFGIMPILIRWSENEISPNATMFNRCWIAAIIFGIWQEVLVIRQLGKKEQPIIKQSLDKNQILLLVVTAVFFCATQILWAWSLTETSVANSALIHSLTPLFTTLGGWLLFNQRFDYKFLAGLAITIIGTIVLGFDDLQIASLKLQGDILAFASALFWSLYLLTIEKLRTQLTVTTILSWICRIITLLLAPIMFITHDEFFPHSANGWLGVIALALTLIVADGLLAYSLKHLSSSLVAMINLLDPIVTALLAWIIFAEVLNWLNLVAFAVILLGIYLALNSNVGIEESAKELKEPSPELTNGV; from the coding sequence ATGACCGACCAGATCGAAGTTACTAAGTATGAGTCTGATAACAAAGCAACAGGAGCAATTATTGCTAGTTTTGTTGCTCTAGTAATTTTTGGTATTATGCCCATCTTGATCCGATGGAGCGAAAACGAAATCAGCCCCAATGCTACGATGTTCAATCGTTGTTGGATAGCGGCTATTATCTTTGGAATATGGCAAGAAGTTTTAGTTATTCGCCAGCTTGGGAAAAAAGAACAACCCATCATCAAGCAGTCACTTGACAAAAATCAAATCCTGTTACTAGTAGTAACAGCGGTGTTTTTCTGCGCTACTCAAATTCTCTGGGCTTGGTCACTGACTGAGACTAGCGTTGCCAACTCGGCATTGATACATAGTTTGACTCCATTGTTCACTACACTGGGGGGATGGTTACTCTTTAATCAACGTTTTGATTATAAATTCCTAGCTGGTCTAGCAATCACAATTATAGGAACAATCGTCTTGGGGTTCGATGATTTACAAATTGCCTCACTGAAACTCCAAGGTGACATACTGGCTTTTGCATCAGCACTTTTCTGGAGCCTTTATCTTTTGACAATTGAAAAACTCAGGACACAATTAACAGTTACAACTATTTTGAGTTGGATTTGTCGAATTATTACGCTTTTACTTGCACCGATTATGTTTATTACTCACGACGAATTTTTTCCCCATTCTGCCAACGGGTGGCTGGGTGTTATTGCTCTGGCTCTAACCCTTATTGTCGCTGACGGACTACTGGCATACAGCCTCAAACATTTGTCTTCTAGTCTTGTAGCAATGATTAATCTTTTAGATCCTATTGTTACGGCATTATTAGCTTGGATTATCTTTGCAGAGGTTTTGAATTGGTTGAACTTAGTGGCATTTGCTGTCATTCTGCTTGGTATTTATCTTGCCTTAAATAGTAACGTAGGAATTGAAGAGTCAGCGAAGGAATTGAAAGAGCCGTCTCCAGAACTTACTAATGGAGTGTAG
- a CDS encoding NADAR family protein encodes MQEKSQIQNLKHRSPEFQTSFFNFPEQTIYFCFADEIPYGCFCNFSAHGFKLDNFYWQTSEHYFQAQKFVGTPYFEKVQQAKTPLEAANIGGDRSLPLRPDWRQVKDEFMYKAVLAKFQNHADIRDILLSTGNQLLVETTSHDYYWGCGEDGTGKNRLGQILIEVRTILRHYN; translated from the coding sequence ATGCAAGAAAAATCCCAAATTCAAAATTTAAAACATCGATCTCCCGAATTCCAGACAAGTTTTTTCAATTTCCCAGAACAAACAATCTACTTTTGTTTTGCTGATGAAATTCCCTATGGTTGCTTTTGTAACTTCTCAGCACATGGTTTTAAATTAGATAACTTTTATTGGCAAACTAGCGAACACTATTTTCAAGCACAGAAGTTTGTAGGCACACCTTATTTTGAGAAAGTCCAACAGGCTAAAACGCCATTGGAAGCAGCAAATATCGGAGGCGATCGCTCTCTTCCTCTCCGCCCAGATTGGAGACAAGTCAAAGATGAATTCATGTACAAGGCAGTTTTAGCTAAATTCCAAAACCATGCAGATATTCGAGATATTCTGCTCTCAACTGGTAATCAATTACTAGTTGAAACCACATCACATGACTACTATTGGGGTTGTGGAGAAGATGGTACTGGTAAAAATCGCCTGGGACAGATTCTCATCGAAGTGCGAACCATACTCCGTCATTATAATTAA